Below is a genomic region from Candidatus Chlorobium masyuteum.
AAGGTTAAAAAGGAAAAATTTGTCGCCTAATAAAAACGGTTTATACGAATGAAGCGAGATAGAAAAGAGCAGATCGTTCAGGATGTAACTGTGAAGGTCAACCGCTCACAGGGTATATATCTGACGGAATTCCAGGGATTGAGCGTGGCGAAAATGGCGGAGCTTCGCGGTGAGTTCAGAAAAGTCGGTGTTGAGTACCGTGTTGTCAAGAACACACTCATTAAGAAAGCGCTGAAGGATCTGGAGGGAGCTGACAAGCTTGCCGCCGGTCTGAAAAGCACAACAGCTGTTGCATTTGGATATGATGATCCGCTTGCTCCCGCCAAAGTCATCAGAAAGTTCAGCAAAACCAACGAAATGCTGAAGTTCAAGATGGCGGCAATCGATGGAGTTGTTTTTGGCGCGGATTCGCTGCCAGCGCTCTCTGAAATGCTGACCAAGACGGAAAATGTCGGTCGTGCAGCCGGATTGATCAACAATGTTGTCAGTTCTGTGCCGATCGTTGTTAATGCGATTGCAAGGAATCTGGTGTCGGTTCTTGACCAGGTAGCCAAGCAGAAGCAGTAACGGTACAACCAAACTATTACGCACTCAGAAATTATCATAATTGTAAATTAAACAAGAGAGGGGAATAATGTCTATCGAAACACTTGTAGAGGAAATTGGTAAGTTGACGCTTACAGAGGCTTCTGAACTGGTTAAGGCTCTGGAAACAAAGTTCGGCGTAAGTGCAGCTCCTGTCGCTGTGGCTGGTGTTGCTGCTGCCGCTCCTTCTGACGCTCCGGCAAAAGAAGAGCAGACCGAGTTTGACGTTGTGCTGACCGCAGCAGGCGAAAGCAAGATCAATGTTATCAAGGTTGTCCGTGCTATCACCGGTCTTGGACTGAAAGAGGCCAAGGATCTTGTTGACGGTGCACCGAAGACGGTTAAGGAAGCTGTATCGAAAGATGAAGCTGAAAAAATCGCCAAAGAGTTGAAAGACGCCGGCGCATCTGTTGAGTTGAAGTAATCTTTGAAAAGAGTCATTACTACAGCAAGCTCCGTTTCGATCTGAAACGGAGCTTTGTCCGTTTGTATAAGTTCTGTTGAGATGATAGTTCCTGTGATGATACGATTAAGATAAACCGGCTGTTTATGCGACCGGCAGAGTTTCTGTGGAGCTTTGTTCTGACTTAATCTGTAAGTAATTCATGCAATTGATAAAAGCGAGGTGCATGTGAAAGTGGCTGATGCGACAACACCCTGTATTGACTTTTCCAAAATCCAAAGTATAATAGAGCCGCCCGACTTATTAAAAGTTCAGTTAGATTCATTTCATAATTTCCTCCAGGATAGCGTTCCGCTCGCAAAGAGAAAGGATCAGGGCCTTGAACGGGTTCTACGCAGCGCTTTTCCTATTACCGATACCAGAGGGCTCTATCTGCTTGAGTATATCTCATACAGCTTTGACAAACCCAAATACACCGTTGAGGATTGTATTGAACGGGGTCTGACCTATGATGTATCGCTGAAAGTCAAACTCAAGCTCTCCTACAAGGACGAGCCGGATGAGACCGACTGGAAGGAGACGATTCAGCAGGAGGTATACCTCGGCAGAATCCCCTTTATGACCGAGCGGGGTACCTTTATTGTCAATGGCGCCGAGCGTGTAGTCGTTGCCCAGCTTCACCGCTCTCCGGGTGTGGTATTCAGTGAGGCGGTTCATCCGAACGGTAAAAAAATGTATTCGGCCAAGATTGTGCCGACCAGAGGCTCCTGGATCGAGTTCCAGACCGATATCAATAATCAGATTTTCGTCTATATCGACCAGAAAAAGAACTTTCTGGTCAGTGCACTTCTGCGCGCCATAGGCTTTACAAGGGACGAGGATATACTCGGTCTCTTTGACCTCGTTGAAGAGGTGCCTCTGAAAGCAGGCAAAAAGGAGCAGCTTGTCGGTCAGTATCTGGCTTCCGATATCGTCGATATGCAGACCGGCGAGGTTGTCAGTGCACGAACCGCGATCACGGAGGAGATCTTCGAGCAGATTCTTGCCGCAGGCTACAAGAGCGTCAAGGTGATGAAGAGCTTTGCCGGCGGTGACAAAGGCAAGGACAAGTCGATCATCATCAATACCATCCTCAATGACAGCTCCGCGACTGAGGAAGAGGCACTTGAAATTGTCTACGAAGAGCTCAGGGCCAATGAGGCTCCCGATATTGATGCAGCCAGAAGCTTCCTTGAGCGCACCTTCTTCAACCAGAAAAAGTATGATCTGGGTGATGTCGGCCGTTACAGGATCAAGAAAAAGCTCGGTCGTGAGTTTGAAGAGCTTGACACCTATCTGGCGGGCAAACCCGAGCTGAAGAAGCTTTCGGATACCATCTACGATAAAATTCTGCAGACCATTCAATCCTTTTCCGATGAACCTGTCGGTGAGGATATTCTGGTTCTCACGCATTATGATATTATCTCGGTTATCTACTACCTCATCAATCTTGTCAACGGCCTGGCCGAAGTTGATGATGTCGATCACCTTGCGAACCGTCGTGTTCGTTCGGTCGGTGAGCAGCTTGCCGCCCAGTTTGTCATCGGACTTGCCCGCATGGGCAAGAATGTCCGTGAAAAGCTCAATTCACGTGACTCCGACAAGATCGCTCCGGCAGACCTGATCAACGCAAGAACCGTATCAAGCGTTGTATCAAGCTTCTTTGCGACCAGTCAGCTCTCCCAGTTTATGGACCAGACCAATCCTCTGGCTGAAATGACCAACAAGAGAAGGGTTTCAGCACTTGGACCGGGCGGTCTTACCAGAGAGCGTGCAGGTTTCGAGGTTCGTGACGTTCACTACACCCACTACGGAAGGCTCTGCCCGATTGAAACACCGGAAGGTCCCAATATCGGTCTGATCTCGTCGCTCTCGGTCTATGCGGAGATCAATGACAAAGGCTTTATCCAGACCCCCTACCGCGTTGTCGAGAAGGGTCAGGTAACCGGCACCGTGCTGATGCTTTCGGCTGAAGATGAGGAGAACAAGATCACCGTTCCGGTCAGTGTTCCGCTCGACGCCAATAACAGAATCGCTCTTGAGACGGTTCAGGCCAGGACAAAGGGTGACTATCCCGTTGTTGCAGCCGAGGATGTCAACTATATGGACGTCTCTCCGGTTCAGATTGTCAGTGCGGCAGCGGCACTTATTCCCTTCCTTGAGCATGATGACGGTAACCGTGCACTGATGGGTGCAAACATGCAGCGCCAGGCGGTTCCGCTCCTCACCTCCGAAGCTCCGGTTGTTGGAACCGGCATGGAGGGCAAGGTTGCACGCGACTCCCGCTCGGTTATTGTTGCCGAGGGAACCGGTGTTGTTGAAGATGTTACGGCTGAATATGTACAGGTACGCTACGATATCAGTGTTGAAAATGATGTCCGTCTGTCGCTTCTTGATCCTGATGAAGGCCTTAAAACCTACAAGCTGATCAAGTTCAAGCGCTCGAACCAGGATACCTGTATCTCCCAGAAGCCGATGGTGCATATCGGCAACCGGGTTGAAAAAGGGTCGGTTCTTGCCGACAGTTCCTCAACCGATCACGGTGAGCTGGCTCTCGGCAAAAATGTTCTGGTAGCCTTCATGCCATGGCGTGGCTACAACTTTGAGGATGCTATCATTCTGAGTGAAAGGCTTGTCTATGACGATGTCTTTACCTCGATTCATGTTCATGAATTTGAAGCCAACGTTCGCGATACCAAGCGCGGTGAAGAGCAGTTTACCCGTGACATCTATAATGTCAGTGAGGATGCGCTCCGTAATCTTGACGAGAACGGTATTGTCCGTCTCGGCGCAGAGGTCAAGGAGCGGGATATCCTGGTCGGCAAGATCACCCCGAAAGGCGAGAGCGATCCGACGCCGGAAGAGAAGCTCCTCCGGGCTATTTTCGGCGACAAATCCAGTGATGTCAAGGATGCATCCATGCATGTGCCTGCAGGTATGAAGGGTATTGTCATCAAGACCAAGCTCTTCAGCCGCAAGAAAAAGGTCGGCATGGATGTCAAGGAGAAGCTTGAGGCGGTTGACAAACGATTTGACAGCAGGGAGTTTGATCTGCGCAAGCGCTTTGCCAAATGGCTGAAGCAGCACCTTGAGGGCGCGGTATCAATTGCCGTCAACAGCGACAAGGGCAAGGTTCTTATTGCCGAGGGCTCCGCGTTTGACGATGCGCTGCTTGCAAAATTCAGCAGCATGCCGTTCCTCGAGTCGATTGACTTTACCAAGGGGCTGACCGCGTCTGAAAAAGTCAACGAAAATGTTCTCCGTCTTGTCAAGGAGTTCCGCTTCAAGCTTAAGGATCTGAGTGACGAGCGCGAAAACGAAAAATACAAGATCAATGTGGGCGACGAACTTCCTCCTGGAATCGAAGAGCTTGCAAAGGTCTATATCGCCCAGAAAAGAAAGATCCAGGTTGGTGACAAGATGGCCGGACGCCACGGAAACAAGGGCGTTGTCGGTAAAATTCTGCCGATTGAGGATATGCCGTTCATGGCTGACGGTACCCCGGTTGACATTGTGCTCAACCCGCTTGGTGTACCGAGTCGTATGAATATCGGTCAGCTCTATGAAACCTCGCTCGGATGGGCCGCCAAAAAGCTCGGCGTCAAGTTCAAGACACCGATTTTCAATGGTGCCACCTACGAAGAGGTACAGCAGCAGCTGGAAAAAGCCGGTCTTCCGGCTCACGGAAAAGTGAGTCTGTTTGACGGCCGTACCGGCGAGCGCTTTGATGATGAAGTGACGGTGGGCTACATCTATATGCTTAAACTGAGCCATCTTGTCGATGACAAGATCCATGCCCGTTCAACCGGTCCATACTCGCTCATTACCCAGCAGCCGCTCGGAGGAAAGGCGCAGTTCGGTGGTCAGCGGTTCGGTGAAATGGAGGTCTGGGCTCTTGAGGCATACGGTGCAGCCAATATTCTCAGGGAGATGCTTACGGTCAAATCCGATGATGTGATCGGCCGTAACAAAACCTATGAGGCAATTGTTAAAGGCCAGAACCTGCCAGAGCCGGGTATCCCTGAATCATTCAACGTTCTTATCAGGGAGCTGCAGGGACTTGGTCTTGAGATTCGTATTGACGACAGGGTTCCTTAGTAATGTGTTTATTTGGCGTGTACATCATTAATGGACGTTAAAAAGAGTCGTTTAACAAGGAATATAGACTATGATTTTTTCACAGGGAGCATCGCCGCTTAAAGGTGATTTTTCAAGGATAAAGTTCAGTATCGCATCACCCGAGAGCATTCTTGCACACTCAAGGGGTGAGGTACTCAAGCCGGAAACAATCAACTACCGTACCTTCAAGCCGGAACGTGACGGCCTGATGTGCGAGAAGATTTTCGGACCTACCAAGGATTGGGAGTGCTACTGCGGCAAATACAAGCGCGTTCGCTATAAAGGGATCATCTGTGATCGCTGCGGCGTTGAAGTCACCACCAAAAGTGTCCGCAGGGAGCGCATGGGTCATATCTCCCTTGCGGTGCCTGTTGTGCATACCTGGTTTTTCCGTTCGGTTCCGAGCAAGATCGGCGCACTGCTCGATCTCTCTACCAAGGAGCTTGAGAGGATCATCTACTATGAGGTCTATGTGGTGATCAATCCCGGCGAGCCCGGAGAGAAACAGGGGATCAAGAAGCTTGATCGTCTGACCGAAGAGCAGTATTTCCAGATTATCACCGAATATGAAGATAATCAGGATCTTGATGATAGCGATCCTGACAAGTTTGTTGCCAAGATGGGCGGAGAGGCAATTCATCTCCTCCTCAGAAATATTGATCTCGACACCACTGCGGTGCATCTGCGCAAAGTGCTCAAGGAGAGCAGCTCCGAGCAGAAGCGGGCCGATGCGCTCAAGCGTCTTAAAGTTGTCGAGGCGTTCAGAAAAAGTTACGAACCGCACAAGAAGAGCCGCAAAAAACCGCAGGGGCTTTTTCCTGAAGACGAGTTGCCGGAACCCTATGTCTATGAGGGTAACAAACCGGAATATATGGTGATGGAGGTTGTACCGGTTATCCCGCCGGAACTTCGTCCGCTCGTTCCGCTTGAGGGTGGACGGTTTGCTACGTCAGATCTCAACGATCTCTACCGCCGGGTTATCATCCGGAACAACCGCCTGAAGAAGCTGATCGATATCCGCGCTCCCGAGGTTATTCTCCGTAATGAAAAGAGAATGCTCCAGGAAGCGGTTGATGCACTCTTTGACAACTCCCGCAAGGCCAACGCCGTAAAAACCGGTGAGTCCAACAGGCCGCTGAAGTCGCTCTCCGATGCCCTGAAGGGCAAGCAGGGCCGCTTCCGCCAGAACCTGCTTGGAAAACGTGTTGACTACTCCGGTCGTTCGGTTATCGTTGTCGGTCCGGAGTTGAAGCTGCATGAGTGCGGTCTGCCGAAAAGTATGGCAATCGAGCTCTTCCAGCCTTTTGTTATCCGCCGTCTTGTTGACCGCGGTATTGCCAAATCGGTCAAATCAGCCAAGAAGCTGATCGATAAAAAGGATCCTATTGTCTGGGATGTGCTTGAAAAGGTCATTGACGGTCGTCCGGTGCTGCTCAACAGGGCACCTACCCTTCACCGTCTCGGTATTCAGGCCTTCCAGCCGGTGCTGATTGAAGGCAAGGCTATCCA
It encodes:
- the rplJ gene encoding 50S ribosomal protein L10 — translated: MKRDRKEQIVQDVTVKVNRSQGIYLTEFQGLSVAKMAELRGEFRKVGVEYRVVKNTLIKKALKDLEGADKLAAGLKSTTAVAFGYDDPLAPAKVIRKFSKTNEMLKFKMAAIDGVVFGADSLPALSEMLTKTENVGRAAGLINNVVSSVPIVVNAIARNLVSVLDQVAKQKQ
- the rplL gene encoding 50S ribosomal protein L7/L12 — its product is MSIETLVEEIGKLTLTEASELVKALETKFGVSAAPVAVAGVAAAAPSDAPAKEEQTEFDVVLTAAGESKINVIKVVRAITGLGLKEAKDLVDGAPKTVKEAVSKDEAEKIAKELKDAGASVELK
- the rpoB gene encoding DNA-directed RNA polymerase subunit beta: MADATTPCIDFSKIQSIIEPPDLLKVQLDSFHNFLQDSVPLAKRKDQGLERVLRSAFPITDTRGLYLLEYISYSFDKPKYTVEDCIERGLTYDVSLKVKLKLSYKDEPDETDWKETIQQEVYLGRIPFMTERGTFIVNGAERVVVAQLHRSPGVVFSEAVHPNGKKMYSAKIVPTRGSWIEFQTDINNQIFVYIDQKKNFLVSALLRAIGFTRDEDILGLFDLVEEVPLKAGKKEQLVGQYLASDIVDMQTGEVVSARTAITEEIFEQILAAGYKSVKVMKSFAGGDKGKDKSIIINTILNDSSATEEEALEIVYEELRANEAPDIDAARSFLERTFFNQKKYDLGDVGRYRIKKKLGREFEELDTYLAGKPELKKLSDTIYDKILQTIQSFSDEPVGEDILVLTHYDIISVIYYLINLVNGLAEVDDVDHLANRRVRSVGEQLAAQFVIGLARMGKNVREKLNSRDSDKIAPADLINARTVSSVVSSFFATSQLSQFMDQTNPLAEMTNKRRVSALGPGGLTRERAGFEVRDVHYTHYGRLCPIETPEGPNIGLISSLSVYAEINDKGFIQTPYRVVEKGQVTGTVLMLSAEDEENKITVPVSVPLDANNRIALETVQARTKGDYPVVAAEDVNYMDVSPVQIVSAAAALIPFLEHDDGNRALMGANMQRQAVPLLTSEAPVVGTGMEGKVARDSRSVIVAEGTGVVEDVTAEYVQVRYDISVENDVRLSLLDPDEGLKTYKLIKFKRSNQDTCISQKPMVHIGNRVEKGSVLADSSSTDHGELALGKNVLVAFMPWRGYNFEDAIILSERLVYDDVFTSIHVHEFEANVRDTKRGEEQFTRDIYNVSEDALRNLDENGIVRLGAEVKERDILVGKITPKGESDPTPEEKLLRAIFGDKSSDVKDASMHVPAGMKGIVIKTKLFSRKKKVGMDVKEKLEAVDKRFDSREFDLRKRFAKWLKQHLEGAVSIAVNSDKGKVLIAEGSAFDDALLAKFSSMPFLESIDFTKGLTASEKVNENVLRLVKEFRFKLKDLSDERENEKYKINVGDELPPGIEELAKVYIAQKRKIQVGDKMAGRHGNKGVVGKILPIEDMPFMADGTPVDIVLNPLGVPSRMNIGQLYETSLGWAAKKLGVKFKTPIFNGATYEEVQQQLEKAGLPAHGKVSLFDGRTGERFDDEVTVGYIYMLKLSHLVDDKIHARSTGPYSLITQQPLGGKAQFGGQRFGEMEVWALEAYGAANILREMLTVKSDDVIGRNKTYEAIVKGQNLPEPGIPESFNVLIRELQGLGLEIRIDDRVP